One genomic segment of Gemmatimonadaceae bacterium includes these proteins:
- a CDS encoding TIGR00730 family Rossman fold protein, protein MPSRNKNNGGDGREDRRRKPRAGRRSPRTATGKRSDPQLLAEAALEAQEYLRERTEAGHRAAGRTPPSERTAARASGATRIIDDSIRSFVGPVTEDEKLLQAPSEAADFTRTDPWRVLRIMGEFIEGFDNLATVTKGVTIFGSARTHPDDPQYQAAEETARLLAEQGFAIITGAGPGIMEAANKGARIAGGRSIGCNIELPFEQGANPYVDTLINFRYFFVRKTMFIKYSNAFIIFPGGFGTLDEAFEALTLIQTGKIYQFPVIMFGRHYWAGLIRWLQSRVLGEGKISPGDLNLILLTDDPQEACSAVVEAYESQQRAIRPREAATKAARSTDRDI, encoded by the coding sequence ATGCCTTCCAGAAACAAGAATAACGGGGGGGATGGTCGGGAAGATCGCCGTCGGAAGCCGCGAGCGGGGCGGCGGTCGCCGCGCACCGCTACCGGCAAGCGGTCCGATCCACAACTCCTCGCCGAAGCGGCGCTCGAGGCGCAAGAGTATCTCCGCGAGCGGACCGAGGCGGGGCATCGCGCCGCTGGCCGCACTCCCCCTTCGGAACGAACGGCGGCACGCGCATCGGGCGCGACGCGCATCATCGATGATTCCATTCGCAGCTTCGTCGGCCCCGTCACGGAGGACGAGAAGCTGCTGCAGGCGCCGAGCGAGGCGGCGGATTTCACGAGAACGGACCCGTGGCGCGTCCTCCGCATCATGGGCGAGTTCATCGAGGGATTCGACAACCTTGCGACGGTGACGAAGGGCGTCACGATCTTTGGATCGGCGCGCACGCACCCAGACGATCCGCAGTATCAGGCGGCGGAGGAAACGGCGCGGCTCCTGGCGGAGCAGGGATTCGCGATCATCACCGGCGCGGGCCCCGGGATCATGGAGGCGGCGAACAAGGGCGCGCGCATCGCCGGCGGCCGCTCGATCGGTTGCAACATCGAGCTGCCCTTCGAGCAGGGCGCGAATCCGTACGTCGACACCCTGATCAACTTCCGCTACTTCTTCGTGCGGAAGACGATGTTCATCAAGTACTCAAACGCGTTCATCATCTTCCCCGGCGGGTTCGGGACGCTGGACGAAGCGTTCGAGGCGCTGACGCTGATTCAGACGGGAAAAATCTATCAATTCCCGGTGATCATGTTCGGGCGCCATTACTGGGCGGGGTTGATTCGCTGGCTGCAGTCGCGCGTGCTCGGCGAGGGCAAGATTTCGCCCGGCGATCTCAATCTGATTCTCCTCACCGACGATCCACAGGAAGCCTGCTCGGCCGTCGTCGAAGCGTACGAGTCACAGCAACGCGCGATCCGTCCGCGGGAAGCGGCGACAAAGGCGGCGCGTAGCACCGATCGGGACATTTAG